A region from the Saccharomonospora azurea NA-128 genome encodes:
- a CDS encoding single-stranded DNA-binding protein, protein MAGDTIITVVGNLTADPELRFTPSGAAVANFTVASTPRMFDRQTGEWKDGEALFLRCNIWRQAAENVAESLTRGARVIVQGRLKQRSFETKEGEKRTVVELEVDEIGPSLRYATAKVNKVSRGSGGGGFGGGSSAPADDPWGSAPPAGGGGGFSDEPPF, encoded by the coding sequence ATGGCCGGAGACACCATCATCACAGTGGTCGGCAACCTCACCGCCGACCCCGAGCTGCGGTTCACGCCGTCCGGTGCCGCGGTCGCGAACTTCACGGTCGCGTCCACGCCGCGCATGTTCGACCGCCAGACCGGCGAGTGGAAGGACGGCGAAGCGCTCTTCCTCCGCTGCAACATCTGGCGCCAGGCCGCTGAGAACGTCGCCGAGTCCCTCACGAGGGGCGCCCGGGTCATCGTTCAGGGCCGCCTGAAGCAGCGCTCGTTCGAGACGAAGGAAGGCGAGAAGCGCACGGTCGTCGAGCTCGAAGTCGACGAGATCGGGCCGTCCCTGCGCTACGCCACGGCGAAGGTCAACAAGGTCAGCCGCGGCAGCGGCGGCGGCGGATTCGGTGGCGGCAGCAGCGCTCCGGCCGACGACCCGTGGGGCTCCGCGCCTCCGGCGGGCGGCGGGGGCGGCTTCTCCGACGAACCGCCGTTCTGA
- the rpsF gene encoding 30S ribosomal protein S6, whose protein sequence is MSRHYEVMVILDPSLDERTVAPTLENFLQVIRSSGGNVEKVDVWGRRRLAYEIGKNAEGIYAVLDLVSDSDAVKELDRQLSLQETVLRTKVVRKRAPRGAKKAAKAAAKA, encoded by the coding sequence GTGTCACGCCATTACGAGGTCATGGTGATCCTCGACCCGTCGCTCGACGAGCGCACCGTCGCTCCGACCCTGGAGAACTTCCTCCAGGTCATCCGCTCGTCCGGTGGCAACGTGGAGAAGGTCGACGTGTGGGGCCGTCGTCGGCTGGCCTACGAGATCGGCAAGAACGCCGAGGGCATCTACGCCGTCCTCGACCTCGTCAGCGACTCGGACGCGGTGAAGGAGCTCGACCGTCAGCTGTCGCTCCAGGAGACCGTGCTGCGCACCAAGGTCGTCCGCAAGCGCGCGCCGCGCGGCGCGAAGAAGGCCGCCAAGGCCGCCGCGAAGGCCTGA
- a CDS encoding glycosyltransferase family 87 protein gives MSSDSHGSSSAPTPDTASLDVAQREIPSWSEPLAEAATRPLGGPLGTHAAVGRHWFWTPLRVCLLLAVVGLTAGWFGKAACIQQYVTDDGSTELDWRSGRQYVAMCYSDVVPLYTAERLDEPDAFPYATSWVENEGTEHEQVRYMEYPVLSGLFQWVNAKLTHAWTAAAESGWLPTALPVAIYFNLTAFFLSAAWLVTVWAVARTARRRVWDAAIAAVSPLMVVHAFTNFDTLATAAAATALLAWSRRKPVLAGVLLGVGAAAKLYPLFFLGPLLVLCLRAGRMRAWVHAAGAAAGTWAAINLPFMLFLRDGWSEFFRLNTQRDMDPDSLYNVVSYFTGWQGFDGPLAAGEAPTVLNAVSGVLFLGLCAGIAYVGLSAPRRPRVAQLCFLVVAAFLLTNKVWSPQYSLWLVPLAVLALPRWRLLLGWMLIDALVWAPRMFYYLGTDNKGLPEGWFLGTVVVRDIVVVLLCVVVLREIHRPARDVVRVAGVDDPTGGVLDGAHDAFVLRRPRWPRRLGRSTVAHAAESRERRNSMSAA, from the coding sequence GTGTCCAGCGATAGTCATGGCTCGTCTTCCGCTCCGACACCCGACACCGCGTCGCTGGACGTTGCGCAGCGGGAGATCCCGAGCTGGTCCGAACCTCTCGCGGAGGCGGCCACCCGGCCCCTCGGCGGGCCGCTGGGCACACACGCCGCCGTGGGCAGGCACTGGTTCTGGACCCCGCTGCGGGTCTGCCTGCTGTTGGCCGTCGTCGGTCTGACCGCGGGCTGGTTCGGCAAGGCCGCCTGCATCCAGCAGTACGTCACCGACGACGGCAGCACCGAGCTCGACTGGCGGTCGGGCAGGCAGTACGTGGCGATGTGCTACTCGGACGTCGTCCCGCTGTACACCGCCGAGCGGCTCGACGAACCCGACGCCTTCCCCTACGCCACGAGCTGGGTGGAGAACGAGGGCACCGAGCACGAGCAGGTCCGGTACATGGAGTACCCCGTGCTGAGCGGCCTGTTCCAGTGGGTCAACGCCAAGCTCACGCACGCCTGGACCGCTGCGGCGGAGTCGGGCTGGCTCCCCACGGCCCTGCCGGTGGCAATCTATTTCAACCTCACCGCGTTCTTCCTGTCGGCGGCCTGGCTCGTCACCGTCTGGGCCGTCGCCCGGACGGCACGGCGCAGGGTGTGGGACGCCGCCATCGCGGCCGTGTCGCCGCTCATGGTGGTGCACGCGTTCACGAACTTCGACACGCTGGCCACCGCGGCGGCGGCCACGGCCCTGCTGGCGTGGTCCCGGCGAAAGCCCGTGCTCGCCGGCGTGCTGCTCGGTGTCGGCGCCGCGGCGAAGCTGTATCCGCTGTTCTTCCTCGGCCCGCTACTGGTGCTCTGCCTCAGAGCGGGCCGGATGCGTGCCTGGGTCCACGCGGCGGGCGCCGCCGCGGGCACCTGGGCCGCCATCAACCTGCCCTTCATGCTGTTCCTGCGCGACGGCTGGTCGGAGTTCTTCCGCCTCAACACGCAGCGGGACATGGACCCGGACTCGCTGTACAACGTCGTGTCCTACTTCACCGGGTGGCAGGGCTTCGACGGTCCGCTGGCCGCGGGCGAGGCTCCGACCGTGCTCAACGCGGTCAGCGGCGTCCTGTTCCTCGGGTTGTGCGCCGGCATCGCGTACGTCGGTCTCTCGGCGCCGCGGCGGCCGCGGGTCGCGCAGTTGTGCTTCCTCGTCGTGGCCGCGTTCCTGCTGACGAACAAGGTGTGGAGTCCGCAGTACTCGCTGTGGCTGGTGCCGCTCGCCGTGCTGGCCCTGCCGCGCTGGCGGCTGCTGCTCGGCTGGATGCTGATCGACGCTCTGGTGTGGGCGCCGCGGATGTTCTACTACCTCGGCACCGACAACAAGGGGCTGCCCGAAGGGTGGTTCCTCGGCACGGTCGTCGTCCGCGACATCGTCGTGGTGCTGCTCTGCGTCGTCGTGCTGCGCGAGATCCACCGCCCCGCCCGCGACGTGGTGCGCGTCGCGGGAGTGGACGATCCCACCGGCGGTGTGCTGGACGGGGCGCACGACGCGTTCGTGCTGCGCCGCCCCCGGTGGCCCCGCCGCCTCGGCCGTTCCACCGTCGCTCACGCCGCGGAGAGCCGGGAACGCAGGAACTCGATGTCGGCCGCCTGA
- a CDS encoding deoxyribonuclease IV produces the protein MQIGAHVRDDDPFSAARERTAETVQFFLADPQSWKKPQPHPQAAQLADAGVGIYIHAPYVLNVASLNNRIRIPSRKTVAQHAAAAAETGARGLIVHGGHVRKGEEPAEGLANWRKLFQRQEDQGGFGVPLFIENTAGGEGAMARDLDVLARLWDEVADFGAGFCLDTCHAYAAGWDLAEAVERVRAITGRIDLVHLNNSRDEHGSQRDRHANVVGGEGTIDPDLLVEVAREAGAPVIVETPQDGQAADIEFLRSRLSAA, from the coding sequence ATGCAGATCGGCGCGCACGTCCGTGATGATGATCCTTTTTCGGCCGCCCGGGAACGCACTGCCGAAACCGTGCAGTTCTTCCTCGCGGATCCACAGAGTTGGAAGAAGCCGCAACCGCATCCGCAGGCGGCGCAGCTGGCCGACGCCGGGGTGGGGATCTACATCCACGCGCCGTACGTGCTGAACGTCGCGTCGTTGAACAACCGCATCCGGATCCCGTCCCGCAAGACCGTCGCGCAGCACGCCGCGGCGGCGGCGGAGACGGGGGCGCGGGGACTGATCGTGCACGGTGGTCACGTCCGCAAGGGCGAGGAGCCCGCCGAGGGGCTGGCGAACTGGCGCAAGCTCTTCCAGAGGCAGGAGGACCAGGGTGGATTCGGTGTCCCCCTGTTCATCGAGAACACGGCGGGCGGCGAGGGTGCCATGGCGCGCGACCTGGACGTCCTCGCGCGGCTGTGGGACGAGGTCGCCGATTTCGGTGCGGGGTTCTGCCTGGACACCTGCCACGCGTACGCGGCGGGGTGGGATCTGGCGGAGGCCGTCGAACGCGTCCGGGCGATCACGGGCCGGATCGACCTCGTGCACCTCAACAACTCGCGTGACGAGCACGGCTCCCAGCGCGACCGCCACGCGAACGTCGTCGGCGGCGAAGGCACGATCGACCCGGACCTGCTGGTCGAGGTGGCCAGGGAGGCGGGAGCGCCGGTGATCGTGGAGACGCCCCAGGACGGTCAGGCGGCCGACATCGAGTTCCTGCGTTCCCGGCTCTCCGCGGCGTGA